Genomic segment of Acidobacteriota bacterium:
CGCGAACGGGAACTGCCTCCGCGCCGAGCTTCTCACACTCGGCGGCGACGCGCAGGGCTGCACCGCGATCGCGGTTGTAGTTGAGAACCAATCCACGGATGCCGGCTCGAGCAAACTTGATTGCGGTAGCAGCGCCGATGCCGCGCGACGCTCCGGTGATGATAGCGACTTTGCCTGCGAGATTGATCATGTTACAGGCCACTAGTTCGAACGGCTTCTCAATCGCCGACTGCGCTTGCGGTTGCCAGATCCGACTCGACTATTCGGCGGTGAATGGGCTCGTCGCGCGGTAGAAGGTAAGCTAACACGACGGTGACCATCGTAACGGCCGAAGCGAAGATCAGCACGTTGCGATAGCCGAACGCCGGCACGAACGTCGAAAGCGCCTGAGGTGCAAGCGCGCCCACTCCCCACGCCGCTCCCATCATCAATGCCGAGACGGTGCTGGTCTGACCGGGCACCAGTTCCTGAGCCATCGCTACGATGACCGGAATCGTGGCCAGCAACATGAATCCGCCAAGCCCGAGACAGACGACGCTCAACAGGCCGGTAGTTGCGAAAGAGCCAATCATCAACGGCCCCGCCAGCAAGCCCGAGTACAGGGTCACTGCGCGGCCGGAGAACCGCTCGGCGGTGAAGCCGCCGGCAATTCCGCCTACTCCTCCCAACAATAGAAACACAGTCAGCATGTTGCCCGTGTCCGTTAGCGAATAGCCCCGGTCCTCCAGCATGAAGGGCAGGTAGTTGTTGGTGGTCATCTGCAGGCCCGAGCGGATCACCGTGATTAGATAAAGCAGAGTGAGCGGCTTCCACGCAGTGCGCAGCGCGGCAAGCAGTTGCCACTTGATCTTCTCAACCCCGGGCGCCGATGAGCTGTGCGCCGGGAGCGGCGGACATATTCGATAGAGCACGGCCGACATCAGCAAACCGGTTCCGACTAGGTAGTAGGAGTGCTCCAGACCGTAGGCCGAAACGACTCTGGTTATCACCAGCGGTCCGACTGCGAACCCGAGCGTGCCCACCGCTGAAAATAGCGCCATCCCGACTCTGCGGCGGTCGCTTGCCGCTGTGGCCGCCATCGCCGCGCCTTGCGGATGAAAGGAGCCTATTCCTATCCCGCCGGCTACGAGCAAGACGATCAGAATCCCGTATGACGGCGCCAGCCCGATCATCGACACAAAGATGCCGGTGATCGCCGGGCCAAACACCGCGAAGGACCGCCTGAAGTATCGGTCTGAGATGAAGCCATAGACTGGCTGCATCAGCGAAGACGAAATCGCGTAGAGCGGCGCGAGCCAGAAGACCTGGGTCGCGGTGAGGCCGAGCTTGATTTTGATCAACGGCAGTAGCGGATAGATGATGCTCGAATAAGAATCGTTGACGAAGTGCCCTGCGCAAAGGGCGGCAAGTGTCAGCTTATCTCTTCTGCGCATAGTGCCACGAAGTGATTAGGAGTGAGCGCTCTTATCTGTCAACTCTGACCGCGTCTTCGACGCGCGACGC
This window contains:
- a CDS encoding MFS transporter — translated: MRRRDKLTLAALCAGHFVNDSYSSIIYPLLPLIKIKLGLTATQVFWLAPLYAISSSLMQPVYGFISDRYFRRSFAVFGPAITGIFVSMIGLAPSYGILIVLLVAGGIGIGSFHPQGAAMAATAASDRRRVGMALFSAVGTLGFAVGPLVITRVVSAYGLEHSYYLVGTGLLMSAVLYRICPPLPAHSSSAPGVEKIKWQLLAALRTAWKPLTLLYLITVIRSGLQMTTNNYLPFMLEDRGYSLTDTGNMLTVFLLLGGVGGIAGGFTAERFSGRAVTLYSGLLAGPLMIGSFATTGLLSVVCLGLGGFMLLATIPVIVAMAQELVPGQTSTVSALMMGAAWGVGALAPQALSTFVPAFGYRNVLIFASAVTMVTVVLAYLLPRDEPIHRRIVESDLATASAVGD